Genomic window (Helicobacter pylori):
GAGCTTGTGCGATGTGTTTGTGAATGACGCTTTTGGCACAAGCCACAGAAAGCATGCCAGCACTTATGGCACCGCTAAATTCGCCCCTATTAAAGTGAGCGGGTTCTTACTCAAAAAAGAAATCGATTCGTTTTATCAAGCGTTTAACCACCCTTTACGCCCTTTATTGTTGATTGTAGGGGGGGCTAAGGTCAGCTCCAAACTCACCCTATTAAAAAACATTTTAGATCTCATTGACAAGCTCATCATTGCCGGAGCGATGAGCAACACCTTCTTAAAAGCCTTGGGCTATGATGTGCAAGATTCTCCTGTAGAAGACGCTTTGATAAAAGACGCCTTAGAATTATTGCAAAGCGCGAAAGAAAAAAAAGTCAAAGTCTATTTGCCCATAGACGCTGTAACCACTGATGACATTCTTAACCCCAAACACATCAAAATTTCACCCGTCCAAGACATTGAGCCTAAACACAAGATCGCTGATATAGGGCCTGCGAGCGTGAAATTATTTTCTGAAGTCATAGAGAGCGCGCCCACGATCATATGGAATGGCCCCTTAGGCGTGCATGAAAAACAAGAATTCGCTAGAGGCACAACCTTTCTAGCCCACAAAATCGCTGACACTTACGCTTTCTCGCTCATTGGTGGGGGCGATACCATTGATGCGATCAACCGCGCGGGCGAAAAGGATAACATGAGCTTTATTTCCACCGGTGGGGGAGCGAGTTTGGAATTGTTAGAGGGCAAGATTCTACCTTGTTTTGAGGTTTTGGATAAACGCCATTAACTCTAAGGATCGCTTATGGTGAATGTGTTTTTCAAACAGCAAAAATTTGTCATTAAAAAACGCTTTAATGATTTTAATGGCTTTGATATAGAAGAAAATGAGGTTTTATGGTTTGAGCTCATCAACCCTACGCCCAATGAATTGGCCACTCTAAGCCAAGAATACGCTATCCACTACAACACAGACCATTCCCAACGAGTCTCATCAGTTACCAAATATTGGGAAGACAGCTCCAGCGTTACGATCAACGCTTTTTTCACTAACCAGGATGAAAATGAAACTTTCCACACGGAAATGGCGACCTTTATTTTGTCTAATAACATTCTTTTCACGATTTATTACGGGACTTTAGAAATCTTTGATTCTATCCAAAAAAAGGTTTTGGCTAGCCCTAAAAAATTTGAAGACGGGTTTGATATTCTAACCAAAATCTTTGAAGTGTATTTTGAAAAAGGCGTGGAATGTTTGGAGTGGATCAACAAACAAACGAGCCTGCTGCGCAAAAACATCATTTTTAAAGAAACTTCCACGCCTACGCATGAAAATGTTTTGATGCGCTTGTCCAATTTGCAAGAATTTAATGTGGCTTTAAGGGATTCCTTTTTTGACAAACGGCGCATTATTACCGCTTTATTAAGGAGCAATAAAGTGGATAGCGATACTAAAAATAATTTAAATATCATTTTAACCGATTTCAGCTCTTTAGTGGAGTCTACAACGGTCA
Coding sequences:
- the corA gene encoding magnesium/cobalt transporter CorA, producing the protein MVNVFFKQQKFVIKKRFNDFNGFDIEENEVLWFELINPTPNELATLSQEYAIHYNTDHSQRVSSVTKYWEDSSSVTINAFFTNQDENETFHTEMATFILSNNILFTIYYGTLEIFDSIQKKVLASPKKFEDGFDILTKIFEVYFEKGVECLEWINKQTSLLRKNIIFKETSTPTHENVLMRLSNLQEFNVALRDSFFDKRRIITALLRSNKVDSDTKNNLNIILTDFSSLVESTTVNLNSLDNIQNLFASQVNVEQNKIIKLFTVATMAMMPPTLIGTIYGMNFKFMPELEWQYGYFFALIVMAISTILPVIYFKKKGWL
- a CDS encoding phosphoglycerate kinase, which gives rise to MLAKMSFMQNVKNIQEVEVGHKRVLIRVDFNVPLDENLNITDDTRIRESLPTIQFCIDNKARDIILVSHLGRPKGVEEKLSLKPFLKRLERLLNHEVVFSQNIAQLKQALNENAPTRIFLLENIRFLKGEEENDENLAKDLASLCDVFVNDAFGTSHRKHASTYGTAKFAPIKVSGFLLKKEIDSFYQAFNHPLRPLLLIVGGAKVSSKLTLLKNILDLIDKLIIAGAMSNTFLKALGYDVQDSPVEDALIKDALELLQSAKEKKVKVYLPIDAVTTDDILNPKHIKISPVQDIEPKHKIADIGPASVKLFSEVIESAPTIIWNGPLGVHEKQEFARGTTFLAHKIADTYAFSLIGGGDTIDAINRAGEKDNMSFISTGGGASLELLEGKILPCFEVLDKRH